The following are encoded in a window of Hippoglossus stenolepis isolate QCI-W04-F060 chromosome 10, HSTE1.2, whole genome shotgun sequence genomic DNA:
- the pkdccb gene encoding extracellular tyrosine-protein kinase PKDCC produces the protein MPEMGNSLRAAALLAFVVLSILVSLLVSSVQQYGARVAHFSNATVSAADEEQLRGALIYQLQQRRREILPLLLPEDEPSEGTRLSPQLDSSVDYNLWNEITHGSRKAHMDEMGCDSLVDMQAVEVLGSGYTKLVVKVNLAGGQPVALKLVNEQGIDMGKCVEDFKDPQGCRELVSYKLQKEIVLLQRLQHPNVIKLKGHCAGDSSVQGGRGAERGRVTVILEQGNPLQMIQLLQSPWEDRFRVCLDLVRLLHFLSQSPLGSVALLDFQPRQFVTVSGELKLTDLDDASAQETTCRSDADCTLQFPHRNFTLPCSAGGVCEGLNEKRNIYNAYRYFLTYLLPHQAPPGLTHLVDHIMNSTGELKADINQTLEAFEHVLLLYKSGLHLDNLPPSVIRDYTLIRGMGTSGNVEYRCWPSYSQQGCVLSVHSAREAAYICNSHSQCNSFTLTGQKTWTGRLLASFRSGFSHLVPGGTSEVYVKKTKAPETSTA, from the exons ATGCCCGAGATGGGCAACTCTTTACGCGCGGCTGCGCTCCTGGCGTTCGTGGTGCTGTCGATCCTCGTGTCACTGCTGGTCAGCAGCGTGCAGCAGTACGGAGCGAGAGTAGCGCACTTTTCTAACGCgactgtttctgctgctgatgagGAGCAGCTCCGCGGGGCGTTGATTTACCAGCTCCAACAGAGGCGCAGAGAAATCCTTCCGCTGCTGTTACCTGAGGATGAACCGTCAGAGGGAACCCGACTCTCTCCCCAGCTGGACTCCTCTGTGGATTACAATCTGTGGAATGAGATCACGCACGGCTCCAGGAAAGCGCATATGGATGAAATGGGCTGTGACTCCCTGGTGGACATGCAGGCTGTGGAGGTCCTGGGCTCTGGATACACCAAACTGGTTGTCAAAGTGAATCTGGCCGGAGGTCAACCAGTGGCTTTAAAGCTGGTCAACGAGCAGGGAATAGACATGGGCAAGTGTGTGGAGGATTTTAAAGACCCGCAAGGCTGCCGGGAGCTCGTCTCCTACAAACTGCAGAAAGAAATAGTCCTGTTGCAGAGGCTGCAGCATCCAAACGTCATAAAG CTCAAAGGCCACTGTGCAGGAGACTCGAGTGtccagggaggaagaggagcggagAGAGGAAGAGTCACAGTCATTCTGGAGCAGGGGAATCCTCTCCAGATGATCCAGCTGCTCCAGAGCCCCTGGGAGGACAGATTCAGG GTTTGTCTGGACCTGGTCAggctcctccacttcctctcccaGTCTCCTCTGGGCTCCGTCGCCCTGCTGGACTTCCAGCCCCGCCAGTTTGTCACCGTGTCCGGCGAGCTGAAGCTCACGGACCTGGACGACGCCAGCGCGCAGGAGACCACCTGTCGGAGCGATGCCGACTGCACCCTGCAGTTCCCTCACAGAAACTTCACCCTGCCCTGCTCGGCTGGGGGCGTGTGCGAGGGCCTGAATGAGAAGAGGAACATTTACAACGCCTATAG GTATTTTCTCACCTACCTGCTGCCGCACCAGGCCCCGCCCGGCCTCACACACCTGGTAGACCACATCATGAACTCCACAG GGGAGCTGAAAGCTGACATCAATCAGACGCTGGAGGCCTTTGaacacgtcctcctcctctacaAGTCTGGCCTGCACCTGGACAACCTGCCTCCATCAGTAATCAGAG ATTACACCCTGATCCGAGGTATGGGAACCTCCGGGAACGTGGAGTACCGCTGCTGGCCGTCCTACAGCCAGCAGGGCTGCGTGCTGTCGGTCCACAGCGCCAGGGAGGCGGCGTACATCTGTAACTCCCACTCGCAGTGCAACAGCTTCACCCTGACCGGACAGAAGACGTGGACGG GGCGCCTCCTGGCCTCTTTCAGGAGCGGCTTCAGTCATCTGGTGCCCGGTGGGACGTCAGAGGTGTACGTGAAGAAAACCAAAGCTCCCGAAACGTCTACGGCGTGA